The DNA sequence tcaaccctgttactttatttgacaCTTAATAGGCATTTGTTATATTACTTTCtatatttaacctcttgagatggaaaAACACGTTGTTTATGAAGGCGAATATGTGCTATTTGTGACAAAATAGAAGAAATGCTTTACCAAGTTACACTTTTCAATaggcaccgaattggtggaacgacccagaatgctaggcggagagagagagagagagagagagagagaagcattcAAGTATTTCAGACTAGAACGCTGACCTCTATTTTACCTTAGGATGCAGGAATGACAGGCCAATGTTTAGTTTGAAGCTGCCATTATTACATGGTTTAAACTGTTCTCTGTTATTAACATTACATGTTTGACTCAGTATCATTTCAGCATTAATATCTACTGTATAGGTCTGACTTTCACTTAGTCTTTCAGCATTAAACTATGACCTTGTAAgattcaactcaatattaggaaggtgttcttaatgttttgtacactcagtgtcgcGCAGCGTCATGCTACGGTGTTTCACATTCTGCATCAGTGATCAGAATAGAGGCTGCAGTTCTGTTAACGTCCACCAGAGGAGGACAAAGTACCACCAATAATGACTCAGGATATACCAACATTAAAGAAAGCATAGTGGCGCTAGTCAGACCACTGATTTCAGTCCCATCTAGTCTCGCGGGGCCATCCTTCTGTCCCACCCTAGAAAAAATTGATAGTTTCATGTCTACTATCTCTAGTTAACAGAGTCAATCACCCCTGTCTCCCACGCCTGTCTCCCACCCCTGcctcccacccctgtctcccacccctgtctcccacccctgcctcccacccctgtctcccacccctgtctcccacccctgcttcccacccctgtctcccacgcctgtctcccacccctgtctcccacccctgcctcccacgcctgtctcccacccctgcctcccacccctgcctcccacccctgtctcccacccctgtctcccacccctgtctcccacccctgcttcccacccctgtctcccacccctgtctcccacGCTTGTCACCCACCCATGTCTCCCACCCCTGCCTCCAACGCCTGTCTCCCACCCCTGCCTCCCACCCCTGCCTCCCACCCCTGCCTCCCATGCCTGTCTCCCACCCCTGcctcccacccctgtctcccacCCCTGCCTCCCACCCCTGCCTCCCACCCCTGCCTCCCACCCCTGCCTCCCACGCCTGCATTCCACTCAAAGGAGGAATTGAATCGGAGCCTGAGACACCTGAATCTGCCTGTGGGGAGTCTGCTCTATAAGTGTTAATCTGAACCGACAATAATATCACAGCCAGTAGCATCCCAGGTAGAATTGGACTGAAAGGAATATTTATTTATGGCCTTACCACTTTAATGTATTTGAACTGATGTGTGTCTCTTCTGTTCAATGCTTTCTAACTTCATATAATACCTTAATATAGATTCTCTACTCTTTCCTAGCCACATGGAGAGCATGTCAATTACAACTGCTGGAAATGCCTGTTCTTCTGCAATGAATTGGTGAAACTTGACCCAACCCAGTTGACTGCTTTGGAACAGGTCCCAAAGGAGCAGAGTGCCTCACACTTGTGGCAGGACTCAATGAAGCTTTGAGTTACTGCAAGTTCAGCCAAGAAGGTCCCTGTCAGGGAATCCACCAACCCTGATAAGTTTCTCCAGGAGCATCTAGATCCCAGGGTCCCGAGGGAACGCAGCCACACGCTACGGGAAACATAATGAGCTGATGGCCTCCCAACCCAGTGGTGTATAGATAATGAGCTGATGGCCCCCCAGCCCAGTGGTATAAAGATAATGAGCTGAAGGCCTCCCAGCCCAGCggtgtaaagataatgagctgatggcctcccaacccagtggtgtaaagataatgagctgatggcctcccagcccagtggtgtaaagataatgagctgatggcctcccagcccagtggtgtaaagataatgagctgatggcctcccaacccagtggtgtaaagataatgagctgatggcctcccagcccagtggtgtaaagataatgagcagatggcctcccagcccagtggtgtaaagataatgagctgatggcctcccagcccagcggtgtaaagataatgagctgatggcctcccagcccagtggtgtaaagataatgagctgatggcctcccagcccagtggtgtaaagataatgagcGGATGGCCTCCcaacccagtggtgtaaagataatgagctgatggcctcccagcccagtggtgtaaagataatgatctgatggcctcccagcccagtggtgtaaagataatgagctgttggcctcccagcccagtggtataaagataatgagctgatggcctcccagcccagtggtgtaaagataatgagctgatggcctcccagcccagtggtgtaaagataatgagctgaaggcctcccagcccagtggtgtaaagataatgagctgttggcctcccagcccagtggtgtaaagataatgagctgatggcctcccagcccagtggtgtaaagataatgagctgttggcctcccagcccagtggtataaagataatgagctgttggcctcccagcccagtggtgtaaagataatgagctgatggcctcccagcccagtggtgtaaagataatgagctgatggcctcccagcccagtggtgtaaagataatgagctgatggcctcccagcccagtggtgtaaagataatgagctgatggcctcccagcccagtggtgtaaagataatgagctgatggcctcccagcccagtggtgtaaagataatgagctgatggcctcccaacccagtggtgtaaagataaGATGGAGTGAAGTTGCAGAGGGGATGGAGGACGGAGGGATGTGTAGTGGAAAGAGGAATCCTTGGAGACAAGAAGCAGGAACAGAAAGGAAAAGATGAGTCGTTCCACCAAGAGATTCCTTTTATATTTTAAGgtgaaattgtgcaccaatatcgaattttaaaagcctgttatattaaatgaagtgccctttaatatagaccacatggaaaatTCAATAAATCAGATTTTTTATCGGAATAAAGACGTGCTAAACTGCCAAAATGCAGCACTTTGACATGTTCCTCTGAGATTTTAACACTTAATCCACAAATGTCTTTAAGTTTCAACATCATTGTCAAgccttagttattttgttgctttgacaaacaactgactaggtttcccctttAATTATttatgtgattagtgattcatttacatcTGTCCCCCATTTTTAAGGTCAACTCTGTGACCTGCTCCCGCTCCCCTCCCTGGTGCTAGAAGGTGCCAGGCTCTCCAGCATTaggcactcctgccaccatcatttacGCCCAGCCGGCTTGCCCAGTGCCCGTTCCTCGGCCGGCCTGTCAGAATCGCCCAGGTGCTACGCCGAGTGGCGCCcctagagaggggagggggggtactgtcacacctgctcccgctcccctCCCTGTTGCTAGAAGGTGCCACAGTGAGCTGAACTCTcgttttaaaggtagactcagcgatatgatGTAGATACAGAAAGTAAACAGCTTAGTGGGTCAATTCTCACAACATCTAAGAGCGTTGAAGAGCAAATCTCAACCTCTCCGCTCTTTTGATGCCCTGGCTACCATGCTGTACACAGTGTGAAGTGTATCCgtgcacatgcgcagatactgtgtgtgagagtgaagtgTTGCATCTCGCCCATCTCAATATCTCcggtgctgctcgtggcaacATCATTTTGCTGAGTCTGCCTTTACTTAATATGGggaaactattcctttttaaatcgatttttcaaaagaaacattgaacatctaataggcaaatcatattgcaaaagcaggtgagctggttctactcttctTGGAAATTTTGTGGTGGAAAGCTGAGCAGTATTATGTAGATAAGtgttagaggaattctaaattcctatatgttttgtaGCCAAAACCAAATTCACACTCTATCTATTTCATAATAATTTGTAGGATTATCATTTGCATGAAATAGCAAGAGACCAGTCTTAAAAACAAGTTCAGCATTTATTCTTAATGAGTACTGGCCCAAAATACaaagaacattacattttaaaGAGAAGATAAAAATGATGTCATCAGTTCTCACACTTTCTCCGATCCACACAATAGCGCAGtgtcttcaggtctggagattgtctcctactcccctcataaagcaaacattccaatctgtctaaaGAGATATACTCTTCTCCACTAATGGAACATCAAAGAACATTCTTATCTGTCTAAAGAGATATACTCTTCTCCACTAATGGAACATCAAAGAACATTCTTATCTGTCTAAAGAGATATACCCTCCTTCTCCCTTAAACCCGCAAGGTACAGACAATTCATTCGTTTTACCTACATTTTCAGTCCTAGTTTAACCAAAaacccatacatttcataccaCAACATAATAGTATTAAAATGAATGGTtctaatttaaatgtatacataattaatcatttcatctataatttcctccaacaacAAGATATaaatgtttttacaataaatacaacattttgaagtTTGCATTCAATTCCTACTCCTTtctgcacacaacaagcttccactCTCtacctgtcacaaggggattcatGGCTTATTTAAGAAGaaatcatcaaccctgttactttatttgacaCTTAATAGGCATTTGTTATATTACTTTCtatatttaacctcttgagatggaaaAACACGTTGTTTATGAAGGCGAATATGTGCTATTTGTGACAAAATAGAAGAAATGCTTTACCAAGTTACACTTTTCAATaggcaccgaattggtggaacgacccagaatgctaggcggagagagagagagagagagagagagagaagcattcAAGTATTTCAGACTAGAACGCTGACCTCTATTTTACCTTAGGATGCAGGAATGACAGGCCAATGTTTAGTTTGAAGCTGCCATTATTACATGGTTTAAACTGTTCTCTGTTATTAACATTACATGTTTGACTCAGTATCATTTCAGCATTAATATCTACTGTATAGGTCTGACTTTCACTTAGTCTTTCAGCATTAAACTATGACCTTGTAAgattcaactcaatattaggaaggtgttcttaatgttttgtacactcagtgtcgcGCAGCGTCATGCTACGGTGTTTCACATTCTGCATCAGTGATCAGAATAGAGGCTGCAGTTCTGTTAACGTCCACCAGAGGAGGACAAAGTACCACCAATAATGACTCAGGATATACCAACATTAAAGAAAGCATAGTGGCGCTAGTCAGACCACTGATTTCAGTCCCATCTAGTCTCGCGGGGCCATCCTTCTGTCCCACCCTAGAAAAAATTGATAGTTTCATGTCTACTATCTCTAGTTAACAGAGTCAATCACCAGGGACGTGTTCTAGTTCTGACACTGAGTTACAGGCAGTGATGCGTTGCTCCCTTTCTCCCCCAGGACACACctgcttcccctcctctccttattCATAGCTTAATGTAAATGTAGAGGTTATTTTATCTCCTCTCAGaactgtgtggggggaggggtgggggggtggactGAAACTGAGGGTGTGTCCCGAAAGGCATTATATTCCCTTTATGGTGCACTCTTCTTAAGGGCCCATttggttctggtcaacagtagtacactaccaaGGGAATAGGGagacatttgggacacatcctgagTAACTCATCATTATGTTGGTCCTGTGCAGAACTAGTATAGGATATTAAACTCCAGTTATGATTTGATGGAGGTAGAATATGAGTCAGTGAAGAAGACAGGATCTCATGTAGAGCAATGAGAGAAGCTGGTGATAGAGgcccctccctctggtcctccctgtctgtctccttatAGGTGGGTCctgcagcctctcctctcctcacactccAACCCTGCTCATCTCTCAGCTGGACAGTAAGGGCCgttcacaccacacactgacaaCATGCTGGGGACACTCTGCACTCTCTTCACTGCTCTAACATGTAAGGAATTTACTCTATGTTCAATCTGAATCCCCAAAATGGTATACCAGTTTAACATTAATTTATGATTTAATGTCTTAAATTGTGCGCTTAATTCCCACAGATGTCAGTTGCCAGAAAGCAGTGACACAGACACCTTCAGTACTGACTGTCAGTACAAAGGGGACTGCTACTTTTCACTGTGACATCACCATAGATGAAAGTTATGTTGTAAACTGGTATAAACAGGTTCCAGGAGGAGCTCCTCAGTATGTGTTAAGGTATCACTATACACTCGACTCTCCTAATGAATATGGATCTGGTTTCTCCTCTGATCGTTTCACATCTAAAGCCACGTCTGATAAGGATTATCAGTTTATAATCAGTAATGTGGAGGAGACAGACTCAGCAGTGTATTACTGTCATACATGGGACGACTCTGTTAAAGTGCACGTATCACAGTGATATACACCATGACAAAAACCTCCTCACCAAACACACTCACTTCTGCTTTCAGATGTTCTGAATATAGACACTAACTGAATGTCAAGTCATCCTGAACCAGTGTGTCTGCAGTAGGAGAACATTCCATGCTTGTGTTTTACACAAAACCCTTCACACATTTACTAGAATGTTGTCATTAACAATTACACCTAGTTGTCACAAAGCATGAATGATAAAGTGATATTCCAGAAGGTTCAGTCCTAACAGAAGACTCCATGTATCAGAACCTCCATGATAGTCAGTCCCCTGGTTTACAGTAGAGACATATTACATCAACAGTCATTTAGTGATGTACTGTTAGTTCAGAACCCCACCATCAGGTCCAGATTACATTACTATGTTATTATTATACATATTATGACATGCTGATTTTACATCTGATAAGGATTATCAGTTTATAATCAGTAATGTGGAGGAGACAGACTCAGCAGTGTATTACTGTCATACATGGGACAAGTCTGTTAAAGTGCACGTATCACAGTGATATACACCATGACAAAAACCTCCTCACCAAACACAC is a window from the Oncorhynchus kisutch isolate 150728-3 unplaced genomic scaffold, Okis_V2 Okis06b-Okis10b_hom, whole genome shotgun sequence genome containing:
- the LOC116359950 gene encoding immunoglobulin lambda-1 light chain-like, producing the protein MLGTLCTLFTALTYVSCQKAVTQTPSVLTVSTKGTATFHCDITIDESYVVNWYKQVPGGAPQYVLRYHYTLDSPNEYGSGFSSDRFTSKATSDKDYQFIISNVEETDSAVYYCHTWDDSVKVHVFGQGTKLIVTDSTLPPPVLTILPPSSDELKSSKVTLVCLASQMAMGYADVSWTAGGNPVTGGIATSGPVPQADKTFQLSSCLTVDTSEWNQDKVFSCKVTAGSKFAEKGIKKSECSTE